One window of Jannaschia sp. CCS1 genomic DNA carries:
- a CDS encoding sulfatase-like hydrolase/transferase — translation MSFTKDSVAGGNICVIWVDDMIDVFTWRKTFGLEIQTPHLDRLMSEGVRFSNAYATVPLCAPCRAELATGISPFRSGLVDLNRFWRDVYPPEKAWAYDLRRNGFYNFTTGKVDSNYKPMPEEYRRLLFHEDVLAEDKGRRRGVHAYLDRGPGIKGVNHPDDDGSYDHTFFDNRVAQNAIDFLGRADPNRRHLIQLGFKHPHYNLVAPDRFYAQYDPADIVWPSIAAPEDYFGPQPGFAVYEAAYIANGAWTPEKAGDNAWRQVVRAYFACISHVDHEIGRFMDALRTSPFAENTTVIFLSDNGFNLGNHDSFHKMSQWDSAAHIPLGLWHAGLEPRVEPIPVSLHNIPKTIMDLAGLPPRPDWTSGQSLLPLIDDSFGSYDTTKSPITCVFGTLSVRPSVDGLSQYRYFRYPNGEEHVYDLVEDPGETQNLADSAPLEALRDELTRGALNLGLDLRGFENPAEGVNAMMAVDGSVVLAGGRADNDYWAYGKDAEKIKEEKDGGTDTLWYMAGPDDYVLHCPANIEKIRIATVVSRKEEGAGQGPQPEGKRIRIVAHPDSPIEFETSERVEVDVTGSTGDDVMIGPKHGSATFYGGKGNDTMIARAKQGNRRHGFYGEEGNDTLHGGPGRDTLDGGTGDDEIHGNTGRNHIFGGHGNDVIYDGEGASTIDTGPGQNTLHLCAGDHEVATGSGVTRITPEPGAKVFTPAYGGVTVITQWDADQTYDLSAWPAPPTITRSVNRVRMRCGLTILDLHDVAAIADITAQLVGPKR, via the coding sequence ATGAGCTTTACGAAAGACAGCGTCGCGGGTGGCAACATCTGCGTGATCTGGGTCGATGACATGATCGACGTGTTCACCTGGCGCAAGACCTTCGGGCTGGAAATCCAGACCCCCCATCTGGATCGTCTGATGTCCGAGGGCGTGCGGTTTTCCAACGCCTATGCCACCGTGCCGCTCTGCGCGCCCTGCCGTGCGGAACTGGCGACCGGGATCTCTCCGTTTCGCAGCGGCCTGGTGGACCTCAACCGCTTCTGGCGGGACGTCTATCCGCCAGAGAAAGCGTGGGCCTACGACCTGCGCCGCAACGGGTTCTACAACTTTACCACCGGCAAAGTAGACAGCAATTACAAACCGATGCCGGAAGAGTACCGCCGCCTGCTGTTCCATGAGGACGTATTGGCCGAAGACAAGGGCCGCCGCCGAGGCGTCCATGCCTACCTGGATCGCGGTCCCGGCATCAAAGGCGTGAACCACCCCGACGATGACGGCAGCTATGATCACACGTTCTTCGACAACCGCGTGGCGCAGAATGCCATTGATTTCCTGGGCCGCGCGGATCCAAACCGTCGCCACCTGATCCAGCTTGGGTTCAAACATCCGCACTACAACCTCGTCGCGCCCGACCGCTTCTATGCGCAGTATGACCCGGCTGACATTGTCTGGCCCTCCATCGCAGCGCCCGAGGATTACTTCGGCCCCCAACCCGGATTTGCCGTTTATGAAGCCGCCTATATCGCCAATGGCGCCTGGACGCCCGAGAAGGCGGGCGACAATGCCTGGCGTCAGGTTGTGCGCGCCTATTTCGCCTGTATCAGCCACGTGGATCACGAAATCGGGCGCTTCATGGACGCCTTGCGCACCTCGCCTTTCGCCGAAAATACGACGGTGATTTTCCTCAGCGACAACGGCTTCAACCTTGGCAACCACGACAGTTTTCACAAGATGAGCCAGTGGGATAGCGCCGCCCACATCCCCCTTGGCCTCTGGCACGCGGGGCTTGAGCCGCGCGTGGAACCCATCCCCGTCTCACTCCACAATATCCCCAAGACGATCATGGATCTGGCAGGCCTACCGCCCCGGCCCGACTGGACCTCCGGCCAGTCCCTGCTGCCCTTGATCGACGACAGTTTCGGTAGCTACGACACCACGAAATCCCCCATAACCTGCGTGTTCGGCACCCTCTCCGTTCGCCCCTCCGTCGATGGCCTCAGCCAGTATCGCTATTTCCGCTACCCCAACGGCGAAGAGCATGTCTACGATCTGGTAGAAGACCCCGGAGAGACCCAAAACCTTGCCGACAGCGCCCCGCTGGAAGCCCTGCGGGACGAGTTGACCCGGGGGGCCCTGAACCTTGGCCTTGACCTGCGCGGGTTTGAGAACCCGGCAGAGGGCGTGAACGCGATGATGGCCGTGGACGGCTCCGTCGTGTTGGCCGGAGGGCGCGCGGACAACGATTATTGGGCCTACGGCAAGGACGCCGAAAAGATCAAAGAAGAGAAAGACGGCGGCACCGATACGCTTTGGTACATGGCGGGGCCCGATGATTACGTCCTCCACTGCCCCGCCAACATCGAGAAAATCCGCATCGCCACCGTCGTGTCCCGCAAGGAGGAGGGTGCAGGCCAAGGCCCCCAACCCGAGGGCAAACGCATCCGCATCGTGGCCCACCCCGACAGCCCCATCGAATTCGAGACGTCCGAACGGGTCGAAGTCGACGTCACAGGTTCCACCGGGGACGATGTGATGATCGGCCCCAAACACGGCTCCGCCACCTTCTATGGCGGCAAAGGCAATGACACGATGATCGCGCGTGCCAAGCAGGGCAACCGCCGCCATGGCTTCTATGGCGAGGAGGGCAACGATACGCTCCATGGTGGGCCGGGTCGCGATACGCTGGACGGTGGCACCGGTGACGACGAGATCCACGGCAACACGGGCCGCAATCACATCTTCGGCGGCCACGGCAACGATGTCATCTACGATGGTGAAGGGGCCTCCACAATCGACACAGGGCCCGGCCAGAACACGCTACATCTGTGCGCCGGAGATCACGAGGTCGCCACCGGCTCCGGCGTCACCCGCATAACGCCCGAACCCGGGGCGAAAGTCTTCACACCCGCTTATGGTGGCGTGACCGTGATCACGCAATGGGACGCGGATCAGACCTACGATCTCAGCGCCTGGCCCGCCCCGCCGACGATCACGCGGTCCGTCAACCGTGTCCGCATGCGCTGCGGCCTCACTATCCTTGATCTCCACGATGTGGCCGCGATCGCCGACATCACAGCGCAACTCGTCGGACCCAAGCGCTGA